A region of Massilia sp. WG5 DNA encodes the following proteins:
- a CDS encoding DUF2156 domain-containing protein, which produces MSESALALGRPAAAHLDTAVQAGLANRIACLKQYGSHPMSFSTMQPDMAYFELPGVGYIAYAQYWGMQFALADPVCAPQQREQLLDRFLARFPRAVFVQVSKAVVDHLHGRHGYYGTQFGSESKIDLAGWSLRGARKQIIRTAVNGAAGAGIEIREGGFDHDVRRISDAWIRTRRCKDKEIRFLIRPMIVDYREGTRYFYAYLHGEAVGFIFFDPIWRDGRLAGYAPNISRSSANFRQGLWYALMAHALSVFKEEGVPCVDLGLVPLQMGGELEPQESRLLRMAMSAIRERMDFLYNFKGLEFAKSRFQGRIEKTYCCHRNAMPALAMTAMFRLTRII; this is translated from the coding sequence ATGAGCGAGTCCGCCCTCGCGCTGGGGCGGCCGGCCGCCGCCCACCTCGATACCGCCGTCCAGGCCGGCCTGGCGAACCGCATCGCCTGCCTGAAGCAGTACGGCAGCCACCCGATGTCCTTCTCGACCATGCAGCCGGACATGGCCTACTTCGAGCTGCCCGGGGTCGGCTACATCGCCTACGCGCAGTACTGGGGCATGCAGTTCGCGCTGGCCGATCCGGTCTGCGCGCCCCAGCAGCGCGAACAGCTGCTCGACCGCTTCCTCGCGCGCTTCCCGCGCGCCGTGTTCGTCCAGGTGAGCAAGGCGGTGGTCGACCACCTGCATGGGCGCCACGGCTACTACGGCACCCAGTTCGGCAGCGAATCGAAGATCGACCTCGCCGGCTGGAGCCTGCGCGGCGCGCGCAAGCAGATCATCCGCACCGCCGTCAACGGCGCCGCCGGCGCCGGCATCGAGATCCGGGAGGGCGGCTTCGACCATGACGTCAGGCGCATCTCGGACGCCTGGATCCGCACCCGGCGCTGCAAGGACAAGGAGATCCGCTTCCTGATCCGGCCGATGATCGTCGACTACCGCGAAGGCACGCGCTACTTCTACGCCTACCTGCATGGCGAGGCGGTCGGCTTCATCTTCTTCGACCCGATCTGGCGCGACGGCCGCCTGGCCGGCTATGCGCCGAACATCTCGCGCTCGTCCGCCAACTTCCGCCAGGGCCTGTGGTATGCGCTGATGGCGCATGCGCTGTCCGTGTTCAAGGAGGAGGGCGTGCCCTGCGTCGACCTCGGCCTGGTGCCGCTGCAGATGGGCGGCGAGCTCGAGCCGCAGGAGTCGCGGCTGCTGCGCATGGCGATGTCGGCGATCCGGGAAAGGATGGACTTCCTGTACAACTTCAAGGGCCTGGAGTTCGCCAAGTCGCGCTTCCAGGGGCGTATCGAAAAGACCTACTGCTGCCACCGCAACGCCATGCCGGCGCTGGCGATGACGGCCATGTTCCGGCTCACCCGCATCATCTGA
- a CDS encoding class I SAM-dependent methyltransferase, whose product MALSLTLDKKLLSGAKETSVQDKYKLVGPIYDWLSAFYSGKSIHKCKIAMLDRLQPGDRVLFAGVGHGRDAVYAAQRGAEVTVVDLSETMLKKFSANLAKEGVEEGLALPIRQVHSDIMQVEEVERYDMVVANFFLNVFDEDMMVRVLQHLIRLGKPGARVVVGDFSFPTGNVLSRLVKTLYWYGAVGFFWLFAGNAFHNIYNYPEWMKKLGLRIQEQKHYRLLLLNCYWSVLGEKPAA is encoded by the coding sequence TTGGCGCTTTCGCTTACGCTTGATAAAAAATTATTAAGTGGTGCGAAGGAGACAAGCGTGCAAGACAAATACAAGCTGGTTGGGCCGATCTACGATTGGCTGAGTGCCTTCTACAGCGGCAAATCCATCCACAAGTGCAAGATCGCGATGCTCGATCGGCTCCAGCCCGGCGACAGGGTGCTGTTCGCCGGCGTCGGCCACGGCCGGGATGCCGTGTACGCCGCCCAGCGCGGCGCCGAGGTCACCGTGGTCGACCTGTCCGAGACCATGTTGAAGAAGTTCTCGGCCAACCTGGCGAAGGAGGGCGTGGAAGAGGGACTGGCGCTCCCGATCCGCCAGGTCCACAGCGACATCATGCAGGTCGAGGAAGTCGAGCGCTACGACATGGTGGTGGCGAACTTCTTCCTCAACGTGTTCGACGAAGACATGATGGTGCGCGTGCTGCAGCACCTGATCCGGCTCGGCAAGCCGGGTGCGCGGGTGGTGGTCGGCGACTTCTCCTTCCCGACCGGGAACGTCCTGAGCCGCCTGGTGAAGACCCTGTACTGGTATGGCGCGGTCGGCTTCTTCTGGCTGTTTGCCGGGAATGCCTTCCACAACATCTACAACTATCCGGAGTGGATGAAGAAGCTGGGGCTGCGGATCCAGGAGCAGAAGCACTACAGGCTGCTGCTCCTGAACTGCTACTGGTCGGTGCTGGGCGAAAAGCCGGCCGCATGA
- the cqsA gene encoding alpha-hydroxyketone-type quorum-sensing autoinducer synthase, which yields MTTISTAQALHRSATLHMPAFVARRMDEHHVTRIEQLMGGEHVHVWKRPGPGAVILAGNDYLCLSREQSLVDAQLRSLQDSVGQALMSAVYLQAGSQQHRLEEKFADFLGCEETILAQSGWAANVGLMHSIAEPGVPVYLDIMAHASLWDGVALGGARAVPFLHNNMDHLQRQLNKHGAGVIVVDALYSTDGSLAPLHDVVALAEKTGSVLVVDESHSLGTHGPRGAGLVIGAGLEERVHFRTASLAKAFAGRAGIITCSSRFKPYFLSESRPAIFSSCLLNHELAWFDAAIDVVERADLRRAALRRITDEVRAGLGQLGYCIDEGSEQIIALEVGTEPRTLVLRKALENRGIQGAVFCSPATPKNRALVRLTLNAGLRRHEIVKLLAACADMREEVGLESWTSTLRRRRVH from the coding sequence ATGACCACGATCAGCACCGCCCAAGCCCTGCACCGCAGCGCTACCCTGCACATGCCCGCCTTCGTTGCGCGCAGGATGGACGAGCACCATGTCACCCGGATCGAGCAACTGATGGGCGGCGAACACGTGCATGTCTGGAAGCGCCCGGGGCCGGGCGCAGTCATACTTGCGGGTAACGACTACCTGTGCCTGTCGCGCGAACAAAGCCTGGTCGACGCCCAGCTCCGCAGCCTGCAGGACAGCGTCGGCCAGGCCCTGATGTCGGCTGTCTACCTGCAGGCGGGCAGCCAGCAGCACCGGCTGGAAGAAAAGTTTGCCGATTTCCTCGGCTGCGAGGAAACGATCCTGGCCCAGTCCGGCTGGGCGGCGAATGTGGGCCTGATGCACAGCATTGCCGAGCCGGGCGTGCCGGTCTACCTGGACATCATGGCGCATGCGTCGCTGTGGGACGGCGTGGCGCTGGGCGGGGCCAGGGCCGTACCCTTCCTGCATAACAACATGGATCACCTGCAGCGCCAGCTGAACAAGCATGGCGCCGGCGTGATCGTGGTCGATGCCCTGTACAGCACCGACGGCAGCCTGGCGCCGCTGCACGACGTGGTGGCGCTGGCGGAAAAGACCGGCAGCGTGCTGGTGGTCGACGAATCCCATTCGCTCGGCACCCATGGTCCGCGCGGGGCGGGCCTGGTGATCGGGGCCGGGCTGGAGGAGCGCGTCCATTTCCGCACTGCCTCGCTGGCCAAGGCTTTCGCCGGCCGCGCCGGCATCATCACTTGCTCCAGCCGTTTCAAGCCGTATTTCCTGTCCGAGTCGCGGCCGGCCATCTTCAGCTCCTGCCTGCTGAACCACGAACTGGCCTGGTTCGACGCCGCCATCGACGTGGTCGAGCGCGCCGATCTGCGCCGCGCCGCGCTGCGCCGTATCACGGACGAGGTGCGCGCCGGCCTGGGACAGCTCGGCTACTGCATCGACGAGGGCAGCGAGCAGATCATCGCGCTCGAAGTGGGAACCGAACCGCGGACCCTGGTGCTGCGCAAGGCGCTGGAGAACCGCGGCATCCAGGGCGCCGTGTTCTGCTCTCCCGCCACGCCGAAGAACCGCGCGCTGGTGCGCCTGACCCTCAACGCCGGCCTGCGCAGGCACGAGATCGTGAAGCTGCTGGCCGCCTGCGCCGACATGCGCGAGGAGGTCGGGCTCGAGAGCTGGACCTCGACCCTGCGCCGGCGCCGCGTGCATTGA
- a CDS encoding sensor histidine kinase KdpD, which yields MKNLLYRSFARISAPIRARLQTTRPAMLRWLLRQELQQENAVVRLHFLAWVGCIGMPAYYLIWTSWFPQKFESLDLRMLGFVLCLPALLFPRKFKGNCLRIYEFVSVTYVMPFFFSYMFLMNHGSAVWGESLLLSLILLFQFDSLWALASCTTGALLACILYIGFGDPQAAADGFHAFPLVLEQAPIYVFTIVIVALTKIGRRVLAREKLAGMAQALGMVSHELRTPLISISANVRGIERAASGWEDGVPGALARIRFEVRHMNQMIDLFLLSAAAMNQQMAPSERVWMADMVQAVIERYPFVTEEQRQQVNVVVRSDFAFLGRQELGAVVLLNLLRNALKALQRAGKGKVRIIVDGARKRPRLLLMDSGCGIPARQLPYIFERFYSYPAHTGAGIGLALCKDIVHAWHGKIRCRSREQVYTVFAIEFPPARRAADALSPLSPLSPLSPGDPT from the coding sequence GTGAAGAATCTGCTGTACAGGAGTTTTGCGCGCATCAGTGCGCCGATCAGGGCGCGCTTGCAGACGACCCGGCCTGCCATGCTGAGGTGGCTGCTGCGCCAGGAGCTGCAGCAGGAAAACGCCGTCGTACGCCTGCATTTCCTGGCCTGGGTCGGCTGCATCGGCATGCCGGCCTACTACCTCATCTGGACAAGCTGGTTCCCGCAAAAGTTCGAGAGCTTGGACCTGCGGATGTTGGGATTCGTTCTTTGCCTTCCGGCTTTGTTGTTCCCGCGCAAATTCAAGGGAAATTGCTTACGGATTTACGAATTCGTCAGCGTGACCTATGTGATGCCGTTTTTCTTCAGTTACATGTTCTTGATGAACCACGGCTCCGCGGTGTGGGGCGAGTCGCTGCTGCTCTCCCTGATCCTGCTGTTTCAGTTCGACTCGCTGTGGGCGCTCGCTTCCTGCACCACCGGCGCGCTGCTGGCCTGCATCCTGTACATCGGGTTCGGCGATCCGCAGGCCGCCGCCGACGGCTTCCACGCCTTTCCGCTGGTGCTGGAGCAGGCGCCGATCTATGTCTTCACGATCGTGATCGTGGCCCTCACGAAGATCGGGCGGCGGGTGCTGGCGCGCGAAAAACTGGCCGGCATGGCGCAGGCGCTGGGGATGGTGTCGCACGAGCTGCGCACGCCCCTGATCAGCATTTCCGCCAACGTGCGCGGAATCGAGCGCGCGGCCTCCGGCTGGGAGGACGGCGTGCCGGGCGCGCTGGCCCGGATCCGTTTCGAGGTGCGCCACATGAACCAGATGATCGACCTGTTCCTGCTGTCGGCAGCGGCGATGAACCAGCAGATGGCGCCCAGCGAGCGGGTCTGGATGGCCGACATGGTGCAGGCGGTGATCGAGCGCTACCCCTTCGTCACCGAGGAACAGCGCCAGCAGGTGAACGTGGTGGTGCGCAGCGACTTCGCCTTCCTGGGCCGCCAGGAGCTCGGCGCGGTGGTGCTGCTCAACCTGCTGCGCAATGCGCTGAAGGCCCTGCAGCGCGCCGGCAAGGGCAAGGTCCGCATCATCGTCGACGGCGCCCGCAAGCGCCCGCGCCTGCTGCTGATGGACAGCGGCTGCGGGATCCCGGCCAGGCAGCTGCCCTACATCTTCGAGCGCTTCTATTCGTATCCGGCGCATACCGGCGCCGGCATCGGCCTGGCCCTGTGCAAGGACATCGTGCACGCCTGGCACGGAAAGATCCGCTGCCGCTCGCGCGAACAGGTCTACACCGTGTTCGCGATCGAGTTCCCGCCGGCACGGCGCGCGGCCGATGCGCTTTCTCCGCTTTCTCCGCTTTCTCCGCTCTCTCCTGGAGACCCGACATGA
- a CDS encoding response regulator produces the protein MTLPIYQHPTMTVLVDDSPSFLHSLRYQLGPSFPSIGFSDTSAAIAWLREHGATAGAPAGLLSPSVDTYTLSPQPYNIALHVEEVCAIRRRAQRFMTPSVLVVDYSMPGMDGIEFCEAVHDLPCRKILLTGVADERIAIEAFNRGLIDRYVRKSDVHALDRLEADLTELQEGYFQSQSAALRMLLSLHDFSFVNDPAICGLVRELGARHKIVEHYLYKAPPGFLMYDRDARPWLLAVETEQSMNAQFEIALDGGAPASLLEALEQRRVVPNFSDGDGMYSLVRHKEWHRFTAPAQTCHGRELYYWAMFALDPELLEGPVESFAAFLRRHPGSA, from the coding sequence ATGACGCTCCCGATCTACCAGCACCCGACCATGACCGTCCTGGTCGACGACAGCCCCAGCTTCCTGCACAGCCTGCGCTACCAGCTCGGGCCGTCCTTCCCCAGCATCGGCTTCAGCGACACCAGCGCCGCGATCGCCTGGCTGCGCGAGCACGGTGCCACAGCGGGCGCGCCGGCCGGACTGCTCTCGCCCAGCGTCGACACCTACACGCTGTCGCCCCAGCCCTACAACATCGCCCTGCACGTCGAGGAGGTGTGCGCGATCCGTCGCCGCGCGCAGCGCTTCATGACGCCCTCGGTGCTGGTGGTCGACTATTCGATGCCGGGGATGGACGGCATCGAGTTCTGCGAAGCCGTGCACGACCTGCCGTGCCGGAAGATCCTGCTGACCGGCGTCGCCGACGAGCGGATCGCCATCGAAGCCTTCAACCGCGGCCTGATCGACCGCTACGTTCGCAAAAGCGACGTCCATGCCCTCGACCGGCTGGAGGCCGACCTCACCGAGCTCCAGGAAGGCTACTTCCAGTCGCAGTCGGCAGCGCTGCGCATGCTGCTCTCGCTGCACGACTTCAGCTTCGTCAACGACCCGGCGATCTGCGGCCTGGTGCGCGAGCTCGGCGCGCGCCACAAGATCGTCGAACACTATCTGTACAAGGCCCCGCCGGGCTTCCTGATGTATGACCGCGACGCCCGCCCCTGGCTGCTGGCGGTCGAGACCGAGCAGAGCATGAACGCCCAGTTCGAGATCGCGCTCGACGGCGGCGCCCCGGCCTCGCTGCTGGAGGCGCTCGAACAGCGCCGCGTGGTGCCGAACTTCAGCGACGGCGACGGCATGTACTCGCTGGTGCGGCACAAGGAATGGCACCGCTTCACCGCGCCCGCCCAGACCTGCCACGGCCGCGAACTGTATTACTGGGCCATGTTCGCGCTCGATCCGGAGCTCCTGGAGGGGCCAGTGGAGTCCTTTGCGGCCTTCCTGCGCCGGCATCCCGGGAGCGCCTGA